In a single window of the Leptospira sanjuanensis genome:
- a CDS encoding Lsa36 family surface (lipo)protein, translating into MNTCRNFSVGRILPILILSFAGMVPAGSLTAQVTCTGQACTIIPSSISSQFNGLENEIRTKYLNEVVKSMADAALLTTINSSMMGPGTINRFQIGGGISAAGVKNEDIQIQYAGVTLPNLPNGGASLSPTLMAGVNLGWLTGNGPSDQEEEKRSFLHRINIYVHGFQGKLDQGDLRNLNNQTDQYRISGNYNSFGATVRFQLIKERYTRLDFFGFTGLSLGLGFHRKTEEMSLGYSPTSIPKVSFGPASGRWDADFTMDYRAKSESLPIDIRTGVRLFYFLTIFAGAGISQNSGSSNLSLAVSGPLTLTLDAAAAGLPMQFLQGYSASSTGNLSIRTQGDARAKDSLNYLIGGVEINLLTFKVLVEGMVAEKIYSANVGVKFAL; encoded by the coding sequence ATGAATACCTGCCGTAACTTTAGCGTAGGAAGAATTCTTCCTATTTTAATTCTATCCTTTGCCGGAATGGTTCCGGCGGGTTCCTTAACCGCACAAGTCACCTGTACTGGACAGGCTTGTACGATCATACCGAGCAGCATTTCTTCCCAGTTCAACGGACTGGAAAATGAAATTCGGACCAAGTATCTGAACGAAGTCGTGAAGTCCATGGCCGACGCTGCTTTATTGACAACGATCAATTCCTCGATGATGGGGCCCGGAACCATCAACCGATTCCAAATCGGTGGCGGGATTTCCGCTGCGGGCGTTAAAAACGAAGACATTCAAATCCAATATGCGGGAGTGACTCTCCCGAATCTTCCGAATGGCGGAGCTTCCTTAAGCCCGACTCTGATGGCGGGAGTCAACCTGGGTTGGCTGACCGGAAACGGTCCTTCCGATCAGGAAGAGGAGAAACGTTCCTTTCTTCATAGAATCAATATCTACGTTCACGGATTTCAAGGCAAACTCGATCAAGGCGATTTGAGAAATCTCAACAATCAAACGGACCAATATAGAATTTCCGGAAATTATAATTCCTTCGGTGCTACGGTTCGTTTTCAACTGATCAAAGAACGTTATACACGTTTGGATTTTTTCGGTTTTACCGGGTTGAGTCTCGGACTTGGATTCCATCGTAAGACCGAAGAAATGAGTTTGGGTTATTCTCCGACTTCGATTCCGAAAGTATCTTTCGGTCCTGCGAGCGGACGTTGGGACGCCGACTTTACGATGGATTATAGGGCGAAATCCGAATCCTTGCCGATCGATATCCGAACCGGCGTCCGTTTGTTTTACTTTCTTACGATCTTTGCCGGAGCGGGAATCAGTCAGAATAGCGGAAGTTCCAATTTGAGTTTGGCCGTGAGCGGACCGCTTACTTTGACTTTGGATGCGGCCGCGGCCGGTTTGCCGATGCAATTCTTACAGGGATATTCCGCTTCTTCGACCGGAAATCTTTCGATCCGAACTCAAGGGGATGCAAGAGCAAAGGACAGTCTGAACTATCTCATAGGCGGTGTTGAAATCAACCTTCTTACCTTTAAGGTTTTGGTGGAAGGAATGGTTGCGGAAAAAATTTATTCCGCCAACGTCGGCGTGAAGTTCGCCCTCTAA
- a CDS encoding acyl-CoA dehydrogenase family protein — protein sequence MERVLQFTEEHEAFREMAKKFFETEVAPHHEAWEKVGIVPKEVWKKAGANGLLCPNIPSEYGGSDADFLYNVIIIEESAKVGNSGFFISLHNDVIAPYISSYADDSQKKRWLPGCASGDSILAIAMTEPGAGSDLKGIRTTAVEKSDHYVVNGQKTFISNGQLANLVITAVKHDNGTMSLLMVEEGMKGFERGRRLEKLGLKAQDTSELYYNDVIVPKENLIGKQGQGFRYLMQKLATERLVLGLAAVEATALVQKITLQYIKERQAFGKKIGSFQHIKFKMAEMATELEMCRTFADKVTLDTMAGKSDTAQASMVKWYSTEMQKRHTDECLQFFGGYGYMMEYPIARAYLDARIQTIYAGTTEIMKEIIGRSLGL from the coding sequence ATGGAAAGAGTCCTTCAATTCACGGAAGAACACGAAGCGTTCCGTGAGATGGCTAAAAAATTTTTCGAGACGGAAGTCGCTCCGCATCATGAAGCTTGGGAAAAAGTAGGAATCGTTCCGAAAGAAGTTTGGAAAAAAGCGGGCGCAAACGGTCTTCTTTGCCCGAACATTCCCTCCGAATACGGCGGATCCGACGCTGATTTTCTATATAACGTAATCATAATAGAGGAATCCGCAAAAGTGGGAAATAGCGGCTTCTTTATTTCCTTACACAACGACGTGATCGCGCCGTACATTTCGTCTTACGCGGACGATTCGCAAAAAAAACGTTGGTTACCCGGATGCGCTTCCGGGGATAGCATTCTTGCAATCGCGATGACCGAGCCGGGTGCCGGTTCGGACCTCAAAGGAATTCGGACTACCGCAGTGGAAAAGAGCGATCACTACGTGGTCAACGGACAAAAAACCTTCATTTCCAACGGACAATTGGCAAATTTAGTGATTACGGCTGTTAAACATGATAATGGCACGATGTCCCTCCTCATGGTGGAAGAGGGGATGAAGGGTTTTGAAAGAGGAAGAAGACTCGAAAAGCTTGGTCTGAAAGCGCAGGATACGTCGGAACTTTACTACAACGATGTGATCGTTCCGAAAGAAAACCTGATCGGCAAACAAGGACAAGGCTTTCGATATTTGATGCAGAAGTTGGCTACGGAACGTTTGGTCCTCGGACTGGCTGCCGTGGAAGCGACCGCACTCGTTCAGAAAATAACCCTTCAATACATCAAGGAAAGACAGGCTTTCGGCAAAAAAATCGGCTCCTTCCAGCATATCAAATTTAAGATGGCTGAGATGGCGACGGAACTGGAGATGTGCCGAACTTTCGCAGATAAGGTGACTCTGGATACTATGGCAGGAAAATCGGATACTGCACAAGCTTCGATGGTGAAGTGGTATTCGACCGAGATGCAAAAACGTCATACGGATGAATGTTTGCAGTTCTTCGGCGGTTATGGTTATATGATGGAGTATCCGATTGCCAGAGCGTATCTGGACGCGAGAATCCAGACAATTTACGCGGGGACGACGGAAATCATGAAGGAGATCATAGGCAGAAGCCTGGGACTCTGA
- the trxA gene encoding thioredoxin: MALAEVNDSNFKSETSGGLVLIDCWAEWCGPCRMVAPVLEELSSEMNGTVKIKKLNVDDNQDTAQSLGISSIPTLLLYKDGQLVDKVIGALPKAQIKNFIERHK, translated from the coding sequence ATGGCATTGGCAGAAGTCAACGATTCAAATTTTAAGAGTGAAACATCCGGAGGATTGGTCCTCATCGATTGCTGGGCGGAATGGTGCGGCCCTTGCAGGATGGTTGCTCCCGTTCTTGAAGAACTTTCCAGCGAAATGAACGGAACGGTAAAAATCAAAAAACTCAACGTGGACGATAACCAAGATACGGCACAGAGCTTGGGAATTTCTTCCATCCCGACACTCTTGCTATACAAAGACGGACAACTTGTGGATAAGGTGATCGGAGCGCTTCCGAAAGCTCAAATTAAGAATTTTATCGAAAGACACAAATAA
- the tatC gene encoding twin-arginine translocase subunit TatC: MAGKKKTKTTSLPHPTPSKESFSRDREKYMTLGDHLEELRMVLIRSLLVIAVIMGISLFFGEEIHKILVQPYKNVLGPQATFYQIKLMAPFMIYLKSSFMISVLLGLPFVLFFLWGFISPALDPKTDRYGKFLILFSTLLFWFGVWLCWMEAFENLLKIFLVNFIPPDVEAKLPIDEYYEIFFNIHLIFGLSFQLPIVLILLGSLGIIRSSFLLSKWREAIIVLAIAAAVLSPGPDLISMLFLFVPLTILFMVSIVLMKVIERE; the protein is encoded by the coding sequence ATGGCCGGAAAGAAAAAAACCAAAACGACCTCTCTCCCCCATCCGACGCCCTCGAAAGAATCGTTCTCTCGAGATCGGGAAAAGTATATGACCTTGGGGGATCATCTGGAAGAACTCCGGATGGTTCTCATTCGATCGCTTCTCGTAATCGCCGTCATCATGGGAATCTCCCTTTTTTTCGGAGAAGAGATTCATAAAATTCTCGTTCAACCTTACAAGAACGTTTTAGGTCCGCAGGCGACCTTCTATCAGATCAAACTGATGGCTCCGTTTATGATCTATCTCAAGAGTTCGTTTATGATCTCGGTTCTTTTGGGTCTTCCGTTCGTTCTGTTTTTTCTCTGGGGTTTTATTTCTCCCGCGCTCGACCCGAAAACGGATCGTTACGGTAAGTTCTTAATTCTTTTCAGTACGCTTCTGTTTTGGTTCGGAGTTTGGCTTTGTTGGATGGAAGCCTTTGAAAACCTTTTAAAAATCTTTTTGGTGAACTTTATCCCTCCCGACGTGGAAGCGAAACTTCCGATCGACGAGTATTACGAAATTTTTTTTAACATCCATTTGATTTTCGGTTTATCTTTTCAGCTTCCTATTGTACTCATTCTTCTTGGCAGTTTGGGAATCATCCGTTCTTCTTTCCTGCTTTCAAAGTGGAGGGAAGCGATCATCGTTCTGGCAATCGCGGCCGCGGTTCTTTCGCCCGGTCCGGATTTGATTTCCATGTTGTTCCTGTTCGTTCCTTTGACGATCCTGTTTATGGTCTCGATCGTTTTGATGAAGGTGATAGAGAGAGAATAA
- a CDS encoding TRAP transporter large permease subunit, with protein sequence MAKKIVSWAVLLFLFVPLIQSFGQLVQARMLELGESIWPRYAEIRIHCIASEINSLEKVEVSASDSALLEELDLGTDSASKAPPKKEGAATTAASSVLPPMELSFGQKLYCGTERKLSSITIFAIDYIPMTMVILLLVAGIVSTTRRYHIALKNPENKKEELASELSQILANAILVFSAASMLPFSKGVDAQIQILWIVGLVFLGALNVYNIRNSEFNNIPADRQKSRVSEILLSIPLYCWMAAVCGVYFTLIEYHPAGLAIYLQKLTAHATLYIQIGLYVWTGILLRDTSLGRRFFDLLKPWKLPAELLAVIVVIAAALPTAYSGASGIVVLALGATIFVELRRAGASQERALAATAMSGSLGVVLPPCLLVVIVASLNLDVTTDELFHWGWRVFAVSTTLFLVVSWFLRKESWKIQPESGAIKTTWSVFKPFSLYILLAVVIVFVLVFGLNTHFDEHTAPYMLPIAMLALIYWDHKQSRKEHHPASNARDVVKISRTSYDTGSHLGALLMLMGLSACMGGVFERSNVINLFPTHLGSPLSAMIVLTIVLVIIGMLMDPYGAVILVSVTLYPIAKANGIHPLNFWMTALVSFELGYLTPPVALNHLLTKHVVREYLENEPEIHHATFFSRYERVIVPIIVLFLTLIVTAFGPIIVQGWGSK encoded by the coding sequence ATGGCAAAAAAAATCGTATCTTGGGCAGTACTGCTCTTTCTTTTTGTTCCTTTGATTCAAAGTTTCGGTCAGTTGGTCCAGGCTCGAATGCTCGAGCTTGGAGAATCCATCTGGCCGCGTTATGCGGAGATTCGGATTCACTGCATCGCGTCCGAAATCAATTCTTTGGAAAAGGTGGAAGTCAGCGCTTCCGATTCCGCCCTTTTGGAAGAACTGGATTTAGGAACCGATTCCGCTTCTAAAGCTCCTCCGAAAAAGGAAGGCGCGGCTACGACGGCGGCTTCTTCCGTTCTCCCTCCGATGGAACTCAGCTTCGGACAAAAACTCTATTGCGGAACGGAACGAAAACTTTCTTCGATCACGATCTTTGCCATCGATTATATTCCGATGACGATGGTGATTCTTCTTCTGGTCGCCGGGATCGTCTCGACTACGAGACGTTATCATATCGCTCTCAAAAACCCCGAAAATAAAAAGGAAGAACTCGCTTCGGAGTTAAGTCAGATTCTCGCGAATGCGATCCTTGTCTTTTCTGCGGCCTCCATGCTTCCGTTCAGCAAGGGGGTGGACGCGCAGATCCAGATTTTGTGGATCGTAGGACTCGTCTTTCTGGGCGCATTGAACGTTTATAATATTCGAAATTCTGAATTTAACAATATCCCGGCCGACCGGCAAAAAAGCAGGGTTTCCGAGATTCTTCTCTCGATCCCATTGTATTGCTGGATGGCGGCGGTTTGCGGAGTTTATTTTACTCTGATCGAATATCATCCCGCCGGTCTCGCGATTTATTTGCAGAAATTGACCGCGCATGCGACTCTGTATATCCAGATCGGTTTGTATGTTTGGACGGGGATTTTACTCCGAGACACTTCTCTCGGAAGAAGATTTTTCGATCTTCTGAAACCTTGGAAACTTCCCGCGGAACTTTTAGCGGTGATCGTCGTGATCGCGGCCGCGCTTCCGACCGCCTACAGCGGCGCCTCGGGGATCGTCGTATTGGCGTTAGGTGCGACGATCTTCGTCGAACTCAGAAGGGCCGGCGCCTCCCAAGAAAGAGCGTTAGCCGCAACCGCGATGAGCGGAAGTTTGGGAGTGGTCCTTCCTCCTTGTCTTTTGGTGGTGATCGTCGCTTCTTTGAATTTGGACGTGACCACGGACGAACTCTTTCACTGGGGCTGGAGAGTATTCGCGGTTTCTACGACCTTGTTCTTGGTCGTAAGCTGGTTTTTACGCAAAGAATCCTGGAAGATTCAGCCCGAATCCGGCGCGATAAAAACGACCTGGTCCGTTTTTAAACCGTTTAGTTTGTATATTCTGCTCGCGGTTGTGATCGTATTCGTGCTTGTGTTCGGTCTGAATACTCATTTCGACGAACATACGGCTCCGTATATGTTACCGATCGCGATGCTTGCTTTGATTTACTGGGATCACAAACAGAGTCGGAAAGAGCATCACCCGGCTTCGAACGCGCGGGATGTCGTGAAGATTTCTAGAACCTCGTATGACACGGGTTCCCACCTCGGAGCCCTTTTGATGCTCATGGGGCTTTCGGCTTGTATGGGAGGGGTGTTTGAACGTTCCAACGTGATCAATCTCTTTCCGACACATTTGGGTTCTCCTTTGTCCGCGATGATCGTTTTGACGATCGTACTCGTAATCATCGGTATGCTGATGGATCCTTACGGTGCGGTGATCTTGGTTTCCGTTACGCTGTATCCGATCGCAAAGGCGAACGGAATTCATCCGTTGAACTTTTGGATGACGGCTCTCGTTTCGTTTGAGTTGGGATATTTGACTCCGCCGGTTGCGCTCAATCACCTTTTGACAAAACACGTCGTGCGCGAGTATTTAGAGAACGAACCGGAAATTCATCACGCAACTTTCTTTTCAAGATACGAGCGTGTGATCGTTCCGATCATCGTTCTTTTTCTGACACTGATCGTAACGGCTTTCGGTCCGATCATAGTTCAGGGCTGGGGCTCCAAGTAA
- a CDS encoding putative solute-binding protein, with product MIRFQILTVLALALASSLSAADPINKTICVFDPSGTHGDIYKSALRYQAQALNWGIRLEPKAYTDEVVANSDFKAGKCNLAFLTSLRVRGYVPQSGSLEAIGALPSYDLLKRTIDVLANPKARQLNVAGEYETMAMFPGGAVYLLLRDKNLRSIKDLAGKKIATLTYDQAATTMVDVVGSSMVPAEIATFAGIFNNGRADACYSPAVGFKPLELMKGVMPNGGIVKFPIGQLTFQIVGKTADFPADYGNQSRQWAATQFDTMLELTRKAEREVPAKYWLEVPKEEVKGYFEKFREVRIKLRDKGVYHASILKLMKGVRCKADAGAEECSDSLE from the coding sequence ATGATCCGTTTCCAAATTCTAACCGTTCTTGCGTTGGCTCTTGCGTCTTCGCTTTCGGCGGCAGATCCGATCAATAAGACGATCTGCGTCTTCGATCCGTCCGGAACGCACGGTGATATCTATAAGTCCGCTCTTCGTTATCAGGCACAGGCTCTGAACTGGGGAATCCGTCTCGAACCGAAGGCTTACACGGACGAAGTCGTTGCGAACTCCGATTTCAAGGCAGGCAAGTGCAATCTCGCATTTTTGACGAGCCTTCGCGTCCGCGGTTACGTTCCTCAATCCGGTTCTCTTGAAGCGATCGGCGCTCTTCCTTCGTATGATCTTCTGAAAAGAACGATCGACGTTCTTGCTAATCCGAAAGCGAGACAGTTGAACGTTGCGGGAGAATACGAAACGATGGCGATGTTTCCCGGAGGCGCGGTTTATCTTCTTTTGAGAGACAAGAATCTCCGTTCCATTAAAGATCTCGCGGGGAAGAAGATCGCTACTTTGACGTACGATCAAGCGGCGACTACGATGGTCGACGTTGTGGGTTCTTCCATGGTTCCCGCGGAGATCGCTACCTTTGCGGGAATTTTCAACAACGGACGTGCGGATGCTTGTTATTCTCCCGCGGTCGGTTTTAAACCTCTCGAATTGATGAAAGGTGTTATGCCGAACGGCGGAATCGTAAAGTTTCCGATCGGACAACTTACGTTTCAAATCGTTGGAAAGACCGCGGATTTTCCCGCGGATTACGGAAATCAATCCAGACAATGGGCGGCGACTCAGTTTGATACGATGCTTGAATTGACCAGAAAGGCGGAAAGAGAAGTTCCCGCCAAGTATTGGCTCGAAGTTCCCAAAGAAGAAGTCAAAGGTTACTTCGAGAAATTCAGGGAAGTTCGCATTAAATTGAGAGACAAGGGCGTATATCACGCTTCCATTCTCAAGCTGATGAAAGGGGTTCGTTGTAAAGCGGACGCCGGTGCGGAAGAATGTTCCGATTCCTTAGAATAA
- the rktP gene encoding Arg-Lys translocation region protein phosphatase RktP, whose amino-acid sequence MLNKIPSKLKLPIAVFVLSFLFFLIYTVADDIILKSPLGQNKAISLSIRLAFALSFSMLLASLVFYSVKLIYASMRSLVTLVQDWGSDVYEEHPVADRDDEIGELVRAFRLKFFQQKEMEDEPAQEAMNERTREIADSVQRAFYRIQLPKIRNLDVSLFPRMSGDSNCDYVNVIPSADGCVGILAGFPSPGVLESAFKARLEGILSLANETSGVRGEEMVLKIGKILSKMPIPFLNLSLFYLVAKTGELGWIHFQELPAFVYKNETLNAFEKTKVRYFDYKAVDLDLKKTTLKAGEYWILVSDRIYSAIGIPSGEFTKQFETALAGKNFGNSRDLVLDCGRIIERRYGKDVLETSAFLAVARK is encoded by the coding sequence TTGTTAAACAAAATTCCTTCCAAACTCAAACTTCCCATCGCCGTTTTCGTTCTCAGCTTTCTGTTCTTTTTGATTTATACGGTAGCGGACGACATCATTTTGAAATCCCCATTGGGTCAAAACAAGGCAATCTCTCTTTCGATCCGTCTCGCATTTGCCCTTTCCTTTTCGATGCTTTTGGCCTCTCTCGTATTCTATTCCGTAAAACTAATATACGCTTCGATGCGTTCTCTTGTGACTCTCGTTCAAGACTGGGGAAGCGACGTTTATGAGGAACATCCGGTCGCCGATCGGGACGATGAAATCGGTGAACTCGTTCGCGCGTTTCGTCTGAAATTCTTTCAACAAAAGGAAATGGAAGACGAACCGGCTCAGGAAGCGATGAATGAAAGAACGAGGGAGATCGCGGACTCGGTGCAGCGCGCATTTTATCGGATTCAACTTCCCAAGATCCGCAACTTGGACGTTTCCCTTTTCCCGAGAATGAGCGGAGACTCTAACTGCGATTATGTGAACGTCATTCCGAGCGCGGACGGTTGTGTGGGAATTCTCGCGGGATTTCCGAGTCCCGGAGTTTTAGAATCCGCATTCAAAGCGAGACTCGAAGGAATTCTCTCCTTAGCCAACGAAACCTCCGGCGTCCGCGGAGAGGAAATGGTTTTAAAGATCGGAAAAATTCTTTCCAAGATGCCGATTCCGTTCTTAAACCTTTCCCTCTTTTATCTAGTCGCCAAAACGGGAGAATTGGGTTGGATTCATTTTCAGGAACTTCCCGCTTTCGTGTATAAAAACGAAACGTTAAACGCATTCGAAAAAACGAAAGTTCGTTACTTCGATTACAAAGCGGTCGATTTGGATCTCAAAAAAACAACCTTAAAAGCGGGAGAATATTGGATCTTGGTTTCGGACCGGATCTATTCCGCGATCGGAATTCCTTCCGGAGAGTTCACGAAACAATTTGAGACCGCTCTTGCGGGTAAGAATTTCGGAAATTCCAGAGATCTGGTTTTGGATTGCGGAAGAATCATCGAACGCAGATACGGAAAAGACGTCCTAGAAACTTCCGCGTTTTTAGCCGTTGCGCGAAAGTGA
- a CDS encoding Sec-independent protein translocase subunit TatA/TatB, with protein MLAPLAVFGSLGWTEILLILFIALLLFGGKRLPSLAKDLGDGIRSFRKSLTGESDEPSQQISQEQSVPKEEAKASKSKKSKSV; from the coding sequence ATGTTAGCACCACTGGCAGTCTTCGGATCACTCGGTTGGACTGAAATTCTACTGATTCTTTTTATCGCTCTCCTACTCTTCGGAGGAAAGAGATTGCCTTCTCTCGCAAAGGATCTCGGAGACGGAATCCGTTCTTTCCGCAAATCCTTAACGGGAGAATCGGACGAACCGTCCCAGCAAATCAGCCAAGAACAATCCGTTCCTAAGGAAGAAGCGAAAGCTTCCAAATCCAAAAAATCCAAATCCGTTTGA
- a CDS encoding cAMP/cGMP-dependent 3',5'-cyclic-AMP/GMP phosphodiesterase yields MLKETYKGYTELPRGGYLIDTSEGYLQIGSPPETIKDTMGFEKKTPLVFILPNKFFHVEKGISTAELEFPIYYNFFLRQKKTCIVCTEEQRVQLITVLRESLMGPDNINLKSEYLNGEESFGFPDMKAEMAYFRGYKGLEDVVEFKVFDNDNKVYYGNVILFKLESGDFLIEDGERKIEVPGEVGFNIKYDIGERPTEPFQAPIIGITCLGPSHGFDPEDNTSGFIIWLNHQGIMVDPPVNSTEWLRQSNVNPKLINHVILTHCHADHDAGTFQKILEENKITIHATETVMDSFLRKYSALTKIPKKELQELFHFQPIIIGKATMINGGEFNFHYALHSIPSVGFEFFFQDQSFIYTSDHLNEPEIHDKMYAAGILPESRWKFFKEFPWERRIIYHEAGIPPLHTRVSYLASLPPEIQEKITVYHIARKDMPAGTKLKLARFGIENTLYPEITPPKHIEAYNLLDVMTQIDIFHGFPIEKAKEFLLIVNEERYKRGDQIIRKGTPGDKFYIIASGNVKFEGLNQDGEGPIKRYGTYEYFGEASLVLDLPRAADVYAETDVLALTIEKNKFLQFIRNSDLKNNLTRLNEIRDSNSWKALAESRHFRGLTSHQITQLELIMTLHKVNAGSILVREKEFYGDAYIIRNGKVNVYQNGNLLAELSDGDFVGEIYNISKNFVSNYTFRAEVDTELYSIQQNDLIDYVKKNPGVYMRMNTVYS; encoded by the coding sequence ATGCTGAAAGAAACATACAAAGGTTATACGGAATTGCCTAGAGGAGGGTATCTGATCGATACCTCCGAAGGATACCTTCAAATCGGCTCTCCACCGGAAACGATCAAAGACACAATGGGGTTCGAGAAAAAAACCCCGTTGGTTTTTATTCTACCGAACAAATTCTTTCACGTAGAAAAGGGAATCAGTACAGCAGAACTCGAATTCCCCATCTATTATAACTTCTTTTTAAGACAGAAAAAAACTTGTATCGTATGTACGGAAGAACAACGAGTTCAGCTCATTACCGTACTCAGAGAGTCTCTCATGGGACCGGACAATATCAACCTCAAGAGCGAATATCTCAACGGGGAAGAATCCTTCGGGTTTCCCGATATGAAGGCGGAGATGGCCTACTTCCGCGGATACAAGGGATTAGAAGACGTCGTAGAATTCAAGGTCTTCGACAACGACAATAAAGTATATTATGGAAACGTAATTCTTTTCAAACTGGAAAGCGGGGACTTTCTCATCGAGGACGGAGAAAGAAAAATCGAAGTTCCCGGTGAAGTAGGATTCAACATCAAATACGATATCGGGGAAAGGCCGACCGAACCGTTTCAAGCTCCGATCATCGGAATCACTTGTCTTGGACCGTCTCACGGATTCGATCCGGAGGACAATACCTCCGGTTTTATCATCTGGTTGAACCATCAGGGAATCATGGTGGACCCTCCGGTCAACTCGACCGAGTGGCTGCGTCAATCGAACGTAAATCCGAAACTCATCAACCACGTCATTTTAACGCACTGCCACGCGGATCACGACGCCGGAACGTTTCAAAAGATTCTCGAAGAAAACAAGATCACGATCCACGCGACCGAAACCGTGATGGACAGCTTCTTGCGAAAGTATTCGGCGCTCACCAAAATTCCTAAAAAGGAACTTCAGGAACTCTTTCACTTCCAGCCGATCATCATCGGAAAAGCGACGATGATCAACGGCGGAGAATTCAACTTTCATTATGCGCTTCATTCGATTCCGTCGGTCGGATTCGAATTCTTCTTCCAGGATCAGTCTTTCATCTACACGTCGGATCATTTGAACGAGCCCGAAATTCACGATAAGATGTATGCGGCCGGAATTCTTCCCGAATCCCGCTGGAAGTTTTTCAAAGAATTTCCTTGGGAACGCAGAATCATCTATCACGAAGCGGGAATTCCTCCGTTGCATACGAGAGTGAGTTACCTCGCGTCCTTGCCTCCGGAAATTCAGGAAAAGATCACAGTATATCATATCGCGAGAAAAGATATGCCCGCGGGAACCAAACTGAAACTGGCTCGTTTCGGAATCGAGAATACGTTGTATCCGGAAATCACTCCGCCGAAACATATCGAGGCGTATAACCTTCTCGACGTGATGACTCAGATCGATATCTTTCACGGATTTCCGATCGAGAAGGCGAAAGAATTTCTTCTGATCGTAAACGAGGAACGATACAAACGAGGAGACCAGATCATCCGCAAAGGAACTCCGGGAGATAAGTTCTACATCATCGCATCCGGGAACGTAAAGTTCGAAGGTTTAAATCAAGACGGAGAAGGGCCGATCAAACGATACGGAACTTATGAATATTTCGGAGAAGCTTCTCTCGTACTGGATCTTCCGAGAGCGGCGGACGTATACGCGGAGACGGACGTTCTGGCTCTCACCATCGAAAAGAATAAGTTTTTACAATTCATTCGTAATTCGGATCTGAAAAATAACCTAACAAGACTAAACGAAATTCGAGATTCCAACTCTTGGAAGGCGCTTGCAGAGTCGAGACACTTCCGCGGATTGACCAGTCACCAGATTACACAACTGGAATTGATCATGACCTTGCATAAAGTGAACGCGGGTTCAATTCTTGTGCGAGAAAAAGAATTTTACGGTGATGCCTATATCATCCGCAATGGAAAAGTAAACGTCTATCAGAACGGAAATTTGTTAGCCGAACTGTCCGACGGGGACTTCGTTGGAGAGATATACAACATCTCCAAAAACTTTGTGTCGAATTATACGTTTAGAGCTGAAGTGGATACGGAATTGTATTCCATTCAGCAGAATGATCTGATCGATTACGTGAAGAAGAATCCCGGCGTTTACATGAGAATGAACACAGTCTATTCGTAG